The Thermodesulfobacteriota bacterium genomic interval TATGTAATTGATTTTTTAGACTTCATGCCCTATAGTAAAAAAGTTTTCAGGACGGTTTTTACGAGCGTTTATTAGAGGGTAAGGTTGGAGAATAAATAATGAAACTTGAAGATGATCTTTATTACTATCCGTGGACTAGTATGATGGAAAACAACTGCAATAGCTACTACCTTGGGGGTAAAATACCTACTGTTGTTGATACTGGTCATAAACACCGTGTAAGTAACTTATGTTCTCTTATGGAAGGGGATGGTATTGACCCCCACGGGATAAAACTGGTGATCAGTACCCATGCCCATCCGGACCATTTCGAAGGAAACCAGATTTTTACCAATAATGGGGCGATGATGGCAATCCATAAAGAAGAAGATAGGTTTCTCAGGGAGGTAGGTGGAAGGTTTTACAGGATGTTTGGAATGGAGCTGCCTGACTTTAAGATAGATTTCTATCTAAAAGAAGGGAATCTGGTATTGGGTAAGAACGAGCTTCAAATATACCATACCCCTGGACATTCTCCTGGGTCTATATCTATCTACTGGCATGAAAAGAAGGCACTTATAACCGGGGATGTAGTGTTTAATCAGGGTGTGGGAAGAACGGATTTCCCTGGATGTGACGGAAGGCTGCTAAAAGAGAGTATAGAAAGGTTGTCGAGACTGGATGTGGAATACTTACTGCCTGGCCATGGAGATATAATTGTAGGGAAAAATGAGGTGATCCAGAATTTCGATTTTATAAAAAAGGCTATATTTGCCTATTTGTAATTTAAATCAATTGGCATCTAAATCTAACAGTTCACCTTTGAGTTTAACTAACCTGTCTTCATATTCTGAAGACAGGCTAGCGAGGGCATGATACCATCTTTCATCATAATCCACTACAGGCTGAACCGCAGTTCCTGATATACCCATTCCATCAAGCCTTTTTCCTATCTCTTTTTCTATCTTTTTATAACGAGTTCCCTTCTCCTCATTAAAATCCTTGCAGAGTTTATTTATCCTATCCAGCGTAGGTTTAACCCTATTCTGTTTTAGAGTATCTATCGCCTCAAGCGCCCTTTTATTATCAATGGATATATCGATAGTGTCAGCTAATCCGGACAATAGGGCACCAACTATTGTATCCCTTGCATTTCCATCATAACCAGCCAGTTCTTTTATCAAGCCTTTAATATTTAAATCTCCGTTAAGGTATCGGTTTAACATCCCTTTAGCATTTGATACATATTCCCCTCTTTTTAGCTGTTCTTTTTCTTCCGGTGACACTTCTATCTTTTTGGCTTTTTCCATGACAAGTTCCAACGTGCTTTTTATTTCTGCCATCTGTTTCACCCCAATAAATGCTTTTGTCTTTAATTTAATATATTCTTCCATGTAGGAAATGTCAAGAGGATGGGCTTTGATTACCCAAAATTGCTTGACAATATCAGGAATCCTGTGCTAAATAGTCTGAATGAATATTCACTCATTATTATGGAATTGAGTTGCCGGAGATTTGGTGCTTGCCTGCTTGAAACAGGCGGTATCATACTGACTTATGAATTCTGTCCGTATCTGGTTTGTCTCTGGCGGACGAGACAACTAACCTGGCTATGAGGAAAGAATGAGAGAGATTGAAGCAAGTTACATAACTGAGAAAGTAAAAGAGCTCTGCATGGAAGCAAACTACGATCTTCCAGAAGATGTATCGCTGGCCTTTCAAAAGGCAAAAGATGTTGAAGAATCTCCCCTTGGAGTTAGTATTCTTGAACAGCTCCAAAAGAATGCAGAGATAGCCCGGGATGAAAAGGTTCCCATATGTCAGGACACAGGGTTTGGTGTTGTATTTATTGAGTTGGGGGAAGATGTCAGGATTTCAGGGGGAAGTTTGAAAGAAGCTGTTGCTGAGGGTATTAGACAGGGCTATGGAGAGGGATATCTCAGAAAATCCATATGTCATCCCTTCACCAGAAAGAATACCGGTGATAATACTCCTCCGATTATCCATATTGATTTAGTCCGGGGAGAAAAGCTTAAGATAATAGTGGCCCCTAAAGGCGGTGGAAGTGAGAACATGAGCCGGGTAACCATGCTTAAACCCTCGGATGGTATTGAAGGTATTATAGATTTTGTTGTGACTAGAGTAAAAGAGTCGGGTGGTAATCCATGTCCACCAATTATTGTGGGGATAGGGATCGGTGGAACATTTGAGTATGCCGCTCTACTGGCTAAGAAGGCATTGTTAAGGCATGTAGGAAGTTCTAATCCTGATACGGAATTGGCAGGACTTGAAAAGGATATATTAAACAGAATAAATGACTTGGGAGTCGGTCCCATGGGGTTGGGTGGGAGGACAACGGCACTCGCTGTTCATATCGAGATGCATCCCTGCCATATAGCCAGTCTGCCCCTGGCTGTCAATATTAATTGCCACGCCAGCAGGCATAAGGAAATTATCATCTAGTGGATTACAGAGAGAAAAGGGGTTATTTATCATGGCTAAGCCAATAAATATCTCTACTCCTCTATCAGATCAAGACGTCGAGAATCTGAAGATAGGGGATGAGATTTTAATAAACGGGGTTATATACACAGGCAGAGATGCTGCCCACAAAAGGTTGGTTAACCTTATTAATGAAGGCAAAGAGCTTCCTTTTGATATATCGGGCCAGATTATTTATTTCGTAGGCCCGACCCCTCCCAAGCCAGGACAGGTAATCGGTTCCGCTGGCCCTACTACCAGTTACCGAATGGATGCATACTCGCCCTATTTAATAGCCAAAGGATTAAAGGGAATGATTGGGAAAGGGGCAAGGTCTCAAGAAGTTGTGGAAGCAATGAAGAAATATAAGTGTGTGTATTTCGCTGCAATAGGAGGGGCAGGTGCACTTCTTGCTAAATCAATAAAAAAGACTGAAGTGATAGCCTATGAGGATTTGGGCCCAGAGGCTGTCAGAAGATTGGAAGTAGAAAACTTTCCTGCAATAGTAGCCCAGGACATATACGGCAATAATCTTTATGTTGAAGGTATGAAAAAGTATGCAAGATAGGATATCGGAGGTGGAGACAGAATGAAGATTCATGAATATCAAGCAAAGAGGATATTTGTAGAATACGGGATACCAATACCTGATGGAGATGTGGCGGATACCCCTGAGGAAGTAAGGGAGATAGCAAACAGAATAGGCAGAAAGGTTGTTATAAAGGCACAGATTCATGCCGGTGGCAGAGGGAAAGGTGGTGGAGTTAAGACTGCCGATTCCCCTCAGGAGGCAGAGAAGGTGGCAAGGGAGATAATAGGGATGAACCTTGTTACCCACCAGACAGGCCCGGAAGGAAAGAAGGTGAAGAGGGTTTTAGTAGAAGAGGCATTGGATGTAGAGAAGGAATTGTATTTGGGCATCGTGATCGATAGGTCCAGGGATCAGGAACAGCCAGTGATAATGGCCTCTGAGGCAGGAGGTATGGAGATCGAAGAGGTTGCTTCCAAAAGTCCGGAAAAGATTATCAAGGTTGGGGCAAATCCGGTCGGGAGTTTTAGCAGCTTCCAGGGGCGTAAACTGGCATATGGTCTGGGCATGGACAAATCCATTGTCTCTAAGGCATCTAAAATAATAGAGATGCTGTATAGGATTTTTATGGAAAAGGACGCGACCCTGATAGAAATAAACCCGTTTGTTTTGACAAAGGGGGGAGACCTGTTGGCACTGGATGCCAAGATGAACTTTGATGATGATGGACTGTACCGGCATCCGGAGATTAAAGGATTGAGGGACTTAGATGAAGAAGAGCCACTGGAGATAGAGGCATCAAATACTGGGGTCAATTACATCAAATTGGATGGAAATGTAGGTTGTATGGTAAATGGGGCCGGTCTTGCCATGGCAACTATGGACCTTATAAAACTGGCAGGGGGCGAGCCTGCCAATTTCCTCGATGTGGGAGGGGGTGCTACCGCTGAAAGGATTGAGAAGGCATTTAGGATTTTAACTTCCGATAAAAACGTCAAGGCAATACTTGTAAATATATTTGGGGGGATTCTGCGATGTGACAGGGTAGCCAGCGGAGTAATAGAAGCTGCTTCAAAGATGAACCTGAATTTACCTATGGTAGTGAGGCTACAGGGTACCAATGTGGAGGAAGGCAGAAAACTTCTTGAAGAATCAAAACTTAAGTTTGAAGTAGCCGAGGGGCTTTTTGAAGCAGCCCAGAAGGTAGTAGCTCTCGTATAGAAGGCAGCAAGGAGGGATTAGATGAGTATTTTATTGAATGAACAGTGCAGAATACTAGTCCAGGGGATTACAGGGGGCGAGGGAAGCTTCCATACAAGGGAAGCAATTAGCTTCGGAAGTAAAGTGGTAGCCGGTGTAACCCCTGGAAAAGGTGGAACAGACTTTGACTGTATCCCTATTTACAACAGGGTTATCGATGCTGTAGAGAAGGAAGGGGCAAATGCCTCTGGTATTTATGTCCCTGCTTCCTTTGCTCCCGATGCTATCCTGGAGGCAATAGAAGCTGGTATTAAGCTGATAGTTTGTATGACTGAAGGCATCCCTGCCCTGGAGATGGTAAAGGTAAAAAAGGCATTGAAAGGGACG includes:
- a CDS encoding MBL fold metallo-hydrolase, with product MKLEDDLYYYPWTSMMENNCNSYYLGGKIPTVVDTGHKHRVSNLCSLMEGDGIDPHGIKLVISTHAHPDHFEGNQIFTNNGAMMAIHKEEDRFLREVGGRFYRMFGMELPDFKIDFYLKEGNLVLGKNELQIYHTPGHSPGSISIYWHEKKALITGDVVFNQGVGRTDFPGCDGRLLKESIERLSRLDVEYLLPGHGDIIVGKNEVIQNFDFIKKAIFAYL
- a CDS encoding fumarate hydratase produces the protein MREIEASYITEKVKELCMEANYDLPEDVSLAFQKAKDVEESPLGVSILEQLQKNAEIARDEKVPICQDTGFGVVFIELGEDVRISGGSLKEAVAEGIRQGYGEGYLRKSICHPFTRKNTGDNTPPIIHIDLVRGEKLKIIVAPKGGGSENMSRVTMLKPSDGIEGIIDFVVTRVKESGGNPCPPIIVGIGIGGTFEYAALLAKKALLRHVGSSNPDTELAGLEKDILNRINDLGVGPMGLGGRTTALAVHIEMHPCHIASLPLAVNINCHASRHKEIII
- a CDS encoding Fe-S-containing hydro-lyase; its protein translation is MAKPINISTPLSDQDVENLKIGDEILINGVIYTGRDAAHKRLVNLINEGKELPFDISGQIIYFVGPTPPKPGQVIGSAGPTTSYRMDAYSPYLIAKGLKGMIGKGARSQEVVEAMKKYKCVYFAAIGGAGALLAKSIKKTEVIAYEDLGPEAVRRLEVENFPAIVAQDIYGNNLYVEGMKKYAR
- the sucC gene encoding ADP-forming succinate--CoA ligase subunit beta, which gives rise to MKIHEYQAKRIFVEYGIPIPDGDVADTPEEVREIANRIGRKVVIKAQIHAGGRGKGGGVKTADSPQEAEKVAREIIGMNLVTHQTGPEGKKVKRVLVEEALDVEKELYLGIVIDRSRDQEQPVIMASEAGGMEIEEVASKSPEKIIKVGANPVGSFSSFQGRKLAYGLGMDKSIVSKASKIIEMLYRIFMEKDATLIEINPFVLTKGGDLLALDAKMNFDDDGLYRHPEIKGLRDLDEEEPLEIEASNTGVNYIKLDGNVGCMVNGAGLAMATMDLIKLAGGEPANFLDVGGGATAERIEKAFRILTSDKNVKAILVNIFGGILRCDRVASGVIEAASKMNLNLPMVVRLQGTNVEEGRKLLEESKLKFEVAEGLFEAAQKVVALV